Proteins encoded within one genomic window of Panicum virgatum strain AP13 chromosome 1N, P.virgatum_v5, whole genome shotgun sequence:
- the LOC120657147 gene encoding GDSL esterase/lipase At5g37690-like, producing the protein MAALAVVFTIAILALCSAVVAAADPATADTRNFTIPSPRSTTTTAKGPVTYVFGDSMSDVGNNNYFPMSLAKSNYPWYGIDYPGRQATGRFTNGKTIGDYMADKFGVPSPPPFLSLSLARKDDVLGGVNFASGGAGILNETGVYFVQYLSFDEQITCFETVKKAMIAMVGKEAAEAAVNAALFQIGLGSNDYINNFLQPFMADGTTYTHDQFIRLLITTLDRQLKRLYGLGARKVVFNGLAPLGCIPSQRVHSTDGKCLGKVNAYAVKFNAAAQKLLDGMNAKLPGAQMALADCYSVVMELIEHPEKHGFTTAHTSCCNVDTEVGGLCLPNTRPCSDRSAFVFWDAYHTSDAANKVIADRLWAGMMASAGHGGGASAPPSVGASPAPAPFPSEDY; encoded by the exons ATGGCAGCTCTTGCCGTCGTCTTCACCATTGCCATTCTCGCGCTTTGTTCAGCCGTCGTGGCGGCGGCCGATCCGGCTACTGCAGACACGAGAAACTTCACCATACCTTCTCCTCGCTCGACGACGACCACCGCCAAGGGTCCAGTGACCTACGTGTTCGGCGACTCGATGTCGGACGTGGGGAACAACAACTACTTCCCCATGTCCCTGGCCAAGTCCAACTACCCCTGGTACGGCATCGACTACCCCGGCCGCCAGGCCACCGGGAGGTTCACCAATGGCAAAACCATCGGAGACTACATGG CTGACAAGTTCGGcgtgccatcgccgccgccgttcctctCCCTGTCGCTGGCCCGCAAGGATGACGTGCTCGGCGGCGTCAACTTCgcctccggcggcgccggcatccTGAACGAGACGGGCGTCTACTTC GTCCAGTACCTCTCCTTCGACGAGCAGATAACGTGCTTCGAGACCGTCAAGAAGGCCATGATCGCCATGGTCGGCAAGGaggccgccgaggccgcggtcAATGCGGCGCTGTTCCAGATTGGGCTCG GGAGCAACGACTACATCAACAACTTCCTGCAGCCGTTCATGGCGGACGGCACCACGTACACGCACGACCAGTTCATCCGCCTCCTCATCACCACCCTGGACCGGCAGCTCAAG CGGCTGTACGGGCTCGGCGCGCGGAAGGTCGTGTTCAACGGGTTGGCCCCGTTGGGCTGCATCCCGTCGCAGCGCGTCCACTCCACGGACGGCAAGTGCCTGGGCAAGGTCAACGCCTACGCCGTGAAGttcaacgccgccgcccagaagcTGCTCGACGGCATGAACGCCAAGCTGCCCGGCGCGCAGATGGCCCTCGCCGACTGCTACTCCGTCGTCATGGAGCTCATCGAACACCCCGAGAAGCACG gGTTCACGACGGCGCACACGTCGTGCTGCAACGTGGACACGGAGGTCGGGGGCCTGTGCTTGCCCAACACGAGGCCCTGCAGCGACCGAAGCGCCTTCGTGTTCTGGGACGCGTACCACACCTCCGACGCCgccaacaaggtgatcgccgaCCGCCTCTGGGCCGGCATGATGGCGAGCGCCGGGCACGGGGGCGGCGCTTCGGCTCCGCCCAGCGTcggcgcgtcgccggcgccggcgccgttccCGTCCGAGGACTACTGA